The following are from one region of the Desulfomonilaceae bacterium genome:
- a CDS encoding zf-HC2 domain-containing protein — protein sequence MKKCKDFCDQLSDYLDNELGANECVLIEEHLERCAPCALIFESLRTTVLVCSEGVSDEVPDEVRARLKEFLRINCSAD from the coding sequence ATGAAGAAGTGCAAAGACTTTTGTGATCAGCTTTCTGATTATTTGGACAACGAACTTGGAGCAAATGAATGCGTTTTAATTGAAGAGCATCTGGAAAGGTGCGCTCCTTGCGCCCTGATTTTCGAAAGTCTAAGGACTACAGTTCTAGTCTGTTCAGAGGGTGTTTCAGATGAAGTGCCTGATGAAGTCAGAGCGAGATTAAAAGAGTTTTTGCGAATCAATTGTAGCGCTGATTGA